Genomic DNA from Leptospira hartskeerlii:
CCTAAAACAGGACTGCCTGATTTCGGAATAATCGAGATCAGCTATATACCAAAGGCAAAATGTATAGAGTTAAAGTCCCTGAAAGAATACATTCTCGCCTTTAGAAACCTGGGAATTTTTCATGAGAATGTGGTAAACCGTATCCTAGAAGATTTGATCCAGTCCGTGGACCCAAAATATATCCGAGTCAAGGGTGATTATAACCTAAGAGGCGGGATCAAAACAATAGTCACAAGAGAGTACACAAGCAAATGATGGACCCGATCTCTTTACTTGGATTTATCGCTTGTACCTTGACTACTTTGGCATTTCTACCTCAGCTGATCAAAGTGATCCTGGAAAAAAGGACCAGAGATATTTCAAGGAACATGTATCTTGTTCTTTCAGTGGGAGTGTTTTTCTGGCTTTGTTATGGGGTCTTGAAGAATGATTTTCCGATCATTCTTGCAAACGGATTTACTTTACTTTTTACCACCACAATTCTCTGGTACAAACTTCGTTCCAAAGAAGAAGAATAAAAAAAGCCGCTTCCTTACGGAAACGGCTCTTTGTTCTTTTAGAATGGAAAACTACCTTATTTAG
This window encodes:
- the queF gene encoding preQ(1) synthase, whose amino-acid sequence is MSQQQESIGISAYEGRQDHIPSLKLPEIESFANVYEGKDYTIDFTIPEFTAVCPKTGLPDFGIIEISYIPKAKCIELKSLKEYILAFRNLGIFHENVVNRILEDLIQSVDPKYIRVKGDYNLRGGIKTIVTREYTSK
- a CDS encoding SemiSWEET transporter codes for the protein MDPISLLGFIACTLTTLAFLPQLIKVILEKRTRDISRNMYLVLSVGVFFWLCYGVLKNDFPIILANGFTLLFTTTILWYKLRSKEEE